Proteins encoded by one window of Salvia splendens isolate huo1 chromosome 5, SspV2, whole genome shotgun sequence:
- the LOC121801803 gene encoding protein transport protein SEC23-like: MANRQQQSSSSSGGGGGYSSTVSPPNLDASKLGGGFGGPPPPALIQPNQIPSPSIKTPNLPSPVNGMPLPHLSTPPGPPMFSSPLQPAAVPFRTSPATPQPIAPYSSNSSLPTSSPSSRNFSNGSHHQTSDLTEELTFAPHADSPNLLFSAHKVLKQKKLANVPSLGFGAIVSPGREVSPGPQIIQRDPHRCQNCGAYANLYCKILLGSGQWQCGICRNLNGSEGEYIAQSKQDLRNLPELSSPLVDYIQTPTRRPGYVPVSESRISIVLVIDECLDEQHVQHLQSSLHAFVDSLPPTTKLGIVLYGRMVSVYDFSEESVASADVLPGDKSPSEDALRALIYGTGVYLSTLHSSLSVAHAILSSLTPYKLKLPEVQRDRCLGTAVEVALAIIQGPSAEMSRGVVKRPSGNSRIIVCAGGPCTYGPGSVPHSLNHPNYLHMQKSALKWMDNLGSEAHRRNTVVDILCAGTCPVRVPLLQPLTKSSGGILILHDDFGEAFGVNLQRASSRAAGSHGLLEIRCSDNISVSQVVGPGEEAHVDSQEYFKNDTAVAVQMLSVEETQSFAVSMENRADIKSNFVHFQFVIKFSTVYQADISRVITVRLPTVDSVSAYLESVQDEVAAVLIGKRTLLQAKSFNDALDMRLTLDERIKDVAVKFSSQVPKSKLYRYPKELSQLPEILFHLRRGPLLGSILGHEDERSVLRSLFLNASFDLSLRMLAPRCLMHREGGTFEELPAYDLAMQSDAAVVLDHGTDIFIWLGAELAAQEGKSAAALAACRTLAEELTELRFPAPRILAFKEGSSQARYFVTRLIPAHKDPPYEQEARFPQLGTLSADERTKLKSSFVHFDDPSFCEWMRSLKVLPP, encoded by the exons ATGGCCAATAGACAGCAGCAGTCTTCTTCTTcaagcggcggcggcggcggttaCTCCTCTACTGTTTCACCTCCTAATTTAGATGCATCGAAATTGGGAGGAGGATTCGGTGGTCCACCTCCCCCGGCGCTGATACAGCCGAATCAGATACCTTCTCCGTCGATCAAGACCCCGAATTTGCCGTCTCCGGTTAATGGGATGCCTCTTCCTCATTTGAGCACTCCCCCTGGCCCTCCTATGTTTTCATCGCCCCTCCAGCCGGCTGCTGTGCCTTTCAGGACCTCCCCTGCAACTCCTCAGCCCATTGCCCCTTATTCATCCAATTCCTCCTTGCCCACCTCTTCCCCATCCTCCCGCAATTTCTCAAATGGGTCGCATCATCAGACTTCCGATCTTACGGAGGAGCTCACCTTCGCCCCTCATGCCGACTCTCCCAATCTTCTTTTTTCCGCTCACAAG GTGTTAAAACAAAAGAAGCTAGCAAATGTACCCAGTTTGGGATTCGGGGCTATAGTTTCTCCAGGCAGGGAGGTTTCACCAGGGCCTCAGATAATTCAGCGTGATCCACATCGTTGCCAGAATTGCGGAGCTTACGCCAATCTATACTGCAAAATTCTACTTGGTTCAGGCCAGTGGCAATGCGGAATATGTAGGAATTTAAATGGCAGTGAAGGGGAATACATAGCCCAAAGCAAACAAGATCTCAGAAATCTTCCAGAGCTATCATCTCCTCTGGTTGACTATATCCAGACTCCCACCAGAAGACCTGGTTACGTTCCAGTATCAGAATCTAGGATATCGATTGTTCTGGTGATCGATGAGTGTTTAGATGAACAGCATGTACAACATCTACAGAGCTCTTTGCATGCATTTGTGGATTCACTGCCCCCAACAACAAAACTTGGAATTGTACTTTATGGTCGCATGGTGTCAGTGTATGATTTCTCTGAAGAATCAGTGGCATCTGCTGATGTACTTCCCGGTGACAAATCACCAAGTGAGGACGCCTTAAGGGCATTGATCTATGGCACTGGTGTATATTTGTCTACCCTTCACTCTTCTCTTTCTGTAGCGCATGCAATACTGTCGTCATTGACACCATATAAACTGAAGCTGCCTGAAGTTCAGAGAGACCGTTGCTTGGGCACTGCAGTGGAGGTTGCCTTGGCAATAATTCAGGGGCCATCTGCGGAAATGTCAAGAGGAGTAGTTAAAAGGCctagtggaaatagccgaataaTTGTGTGTGCTGGTGGACCATGTACCTATGGCCCTGGTTCAGTACCTCATTCTCTTAATCATCCAAACTATTTGCACATGCAGAAATCAGCTTTGAAATGGATGGATAATCTAGGTTCAGAGGCTCATCGGCGCAATACAGTGGTTGATATACTTTGTGCTGGGACATGTCCTGTACGGGTTCCTCTACTGCAGCCTCTTACAAAATCTTCGGGAGGCATTTTGATTCTTCATGATGATTTTGGGGAAGCATTTGGTGTGAATCTGCAGAGAGCATCTTCAAGGGCTGCAGGTTCTCATGGTTTACTGGAAATCAGGTGTTCAGACAATATTTCCGTCAGTCAAGTGGTGGGACCTGGTGAGGAGGCCCATGTGGATAGCCAAGAATATTTTAAGAATGACACTGCTGTTGCTGTTCAGATGCTGAGTGTTGAAGAAACCCAAAGTTTTGCAGTGTCAATGGAGAACCGTGCGGATATCAAGAGCAATTTTGTGCACTTTCAGTTCGTGATTAAGTTTTCAACTGTTTATCAAGCTGATATCTCGAGAGTGATAACTGTTCGACTTCCGACTGTAGATAGTGTTTCGGCTTATCTAGAGAGTGTACAAGATGAGGTGGCAGCTGTTCTTATCGGTAAAAGGACTCTTTTGCAAGCCAAATCCTTTAACGATGCTCTTGATATGAGGCTAACACTTGACGAGAGAATTAAGGATGTTGCAGTGAAGTTTAGTTCCCAGGTGCCAAAATCAAAACTTTATCGGTATCCTAAAGAGCTGTCGCAATTGCCTGAAATCTTATTTCATCTTAGAAGAGGCCCTCTGCTGGGAAGTATACTTGGTCATGAAGATGAGAGGTCTGTTTTGCGGTCTTTATTCCTTAATGCTTCATTTGACCTATCCCTTCGTATGCTAGCGCCTCGCTGTCTAATGCATCGAGAAGGTGGGACTTTTGAGGAACTCCCAGCATATGATCTTGCTATGCAATCCGATGCTGCAGTTGTTCTTGATCATGGCACTGATATCTTCATTTGGCTG GGTGCTGAACTTGCTGCACAGGAAGGAAAGAGTGCAGCAGCATTGGCTGCTTGTAGGACATTGGCTGAAGAGCTAACCGAGTTGCGTTTTCCAGCTCCTCGGATTCTTGCATTTAAG GAGGGGAGCTCTCAGGCTCGATATTTTGTAACTCGATTGATACCAGCACACAAGGATCCTCCTTATGAACAG GAAGCAAGATTTCCTCAGCTTGGAACGTTGAGTGCAGATGAAAGAACAAAGCTAAAGAGTAGTTTTGTTCACTTCGATGATCCGAGCTTCTGTGAGTGGATGCGAAGCTTGAAAGTTTTGCCCCCTTAG
- the LOC121801804 gene encoding uncharacterized aarF domain-containing protein kinase At5g05200, chloroplastic-like isoform X2, producing the protein MAGISVMRSAASGRVPIIIHHAQLPVSTRLSTRKLKYGPSKFHVMARYAQSQDFSTRLQDSMQNLPKLLEDIVQTSINTGPRGALRLAQGIQAVIGVGSEWVADASKAANSSSGLAADLQLGLLSPLYLRKLFERLGATYIKLEYVQEFQYCFDRAPTIPFEDIQAILRQELGKPIDTVFEFVDPTPVASASIAQVHGARIRGTREDVVIKVLKPGIEDILVADLNFVYIVARILEFLSPDLSRTSLVAIVKDIRESMLEEVDFEKEATNIESFRKYLDSMGLTRQATAPKVYQEYSTKRILTMERLYGVPLTDLNSINSLVSNPETSLITALNVWFGSLLACETFHADVHAGNLWLLRDGRIGFLDFGIVGRISPKTWSAMEEFLESLATGEYESMASSLIDMGATSTNVDSKAFARDLEKIFSSIQDMDTEIIVAAARDANTNATAVSANVVVDERQMNALFLDLVRVSESYGLKFPREFALLMKQLLYFDRYTRLLAPSMNMLRDQRINIVSNKPSTF; encoded by the exons ATGGCCGGAATTTCAGTGATGAGGAGCGCCGCTTCCGGCCGTGTTCCTATCATCATTCATCACGCTCAG TTACCTGTGTCCACGCGCTTATCAACTAGGAAGCTCAAATATGGCCCTAGTAAATTTCATGTTATGGCGCGTTACGCGCAATCGCAGGATTTCTCCACCCGTCTTCAAG ATAGTATGCAGAACTTGCCCAAGCTTCTGGAGGATATAGTCCAGACATCAATAAATACAGGTCCTCGTGGGGCACTTAGGCTAGCTCAAGGTATCCAAGCAGTTATAGGTGTTGGCAGCGAGTGGGTGGCTGATGCTTCGAAG GCAGCAAATTCATCCAGTGGATTAGCAGCTGATTTACAGCTTGGCTTATTGTCACCTCTTTATTTGAGGAAATTATTTGAACGTTTGGGTGCAACATATATTAAACTAG AATATGTCCAGGAGTTCCAGTATTGTTTTGATAGAGCTCCTACGATTCCATTTGAAGACATTCAAGCAATTCTTCGTCAGGAGTTAGGGAAGCCTATTGATACCGTCTTTGAATTTGTTGATCCTACTCCAGTAGCCTCTGCTTCCATAGCGCAG GTGCATGGTGCCAGGATAAGGGGTACTCGGGAGGATGTTGTTATAAAGGTGCTAAAACCAGGGATAGAAGACATCTTGGTGGCAGATTTGAACTTTGTGTATATTGTTGCACGCATTTTGGAGTTTTTGAGTCCCGACCTTAGTCGAACATCTCTG GTTGCTATTGTGAAAGATATTAGGGAGTCAATGCTGGAAGAAGTTGACTTTGAAAAGGAGGCTACAAATATTGAGTCTTTCAGGAAATATTTGGATTCTATGGGACTCACGAGGCAGGCTACTGCTCCAAAAGTCTACCAAGAGTACAGTACTAAGCGGATTCTGACAATGGAGAGGCTTTATGGAGTCCCTCTCACAGACTTGAACTCCATAAATTCACTTGTCTCAAATCCTGAGACTAGTCTTATAACTGCCTTAAATGTCTG GTTTGGTAGCTTGCTTGCTTGTGAAACCTTCCATGCAGACGTGCATGCTGGCAATCTATGGTTACTGCGTGATGGCCGCATTGGGTTCCTTGACTTCG GAATTGTTGGTCGAATTTCTCCTAAAACATGGTCTGCTATGGAAGAATTTCTGGAATCACTAGCAACTGGAGAATATGAATCCATGGCATCTTCGTTGATTGATATGGGTGCTACGAGCACTAATGTAGACTCTAAGGCATTTGCAAGGGATCTTGAGAAGATATTCTCCTCCATACAG GACATGGATACAGAGATCATCGTTGCTGCAGCAAGGGATGCTAATACGAATGCAACTGCAGTTTCTGCGAATGTTGTTGTTGACGAAAGACAAATGAATGCcctgtttcttgatttg GTGCGCGTTAGTGAATCATACGGTCTGAAATTCCCCCGGGAGTTCGCACTTCTGATGAAGCAGCTTCTGTACTTTGACCGGTACACGCGACTCTTAGCTCCCAGCATGAACATGCTGCGCGATCAGAGGATTAATATCGTTTCCAACAAACCATCCACGTTTTAG
- the LOC121801804 gene encoding uncharacterized aarF domain-containing protein kinase At5g05200, chloroplastic-like isoform X1, whose protein sequence is MAGISVMRSAASGRVPIIIHHAQLPVSTRLSTRKLKYGPSKFHVMARYAQSQDFSTRLQDSMQNLPKLLEDIVQTSINTGPRGALRLAQGIQAVIGVGSEWVADASKAANSSSGLAADLQLGLLSPLYLRKLFERLGATYIKLGQFIASAPTLFPPEYVQEFQYCFDRAPTIPFEDIQAILRQELGKPIDTVFEFVDPTPVASASIAQVHGARIRGTREDVVIKVLKPGIEDILVADLNFVYIVARILEFLSPDLSRTSLVAIVKDIRESMLEEVDFEKEATNIESFRKYLDSMGLTRQATAPKVYQEYSTKRILTMERLYGVPLTDLNSINSLVSNPETSLITALNVWFGSLLACETFHADVHAGNLWLLRDGRIGFLDFGIVGRISPKTWSAMEEFLESLATGEYESMASSLIDMGATSTNVDSKAFARDLEKIFSSIQDMDTEIIVAAARDANTNATAVSANVVVDERQMNALFLDLVRVSESYGLKFPREFALLMKQLLYFDRYTRLLAPSMNMLRDQRINIVSNKPSTF, encoded by the exons ATGGCCGGAATTTCAGTGATGAGGAGCGCCGCTTCCGGCCGTGTTCCTATCATCATTCATCACGCTCAG TTACCTGTGTCCACGCGCTTATCAACTAGGAAGCTCAAATATGGCCCTAGTAAATTTCATGTTATGGCGCGTTACGCGCAATCGCAGGATTTCTCCACCCGTCTTCAAG ATAGTATGCAGAACTTGCCCAAGCTTCTGGAGGATATAGTCCAGACATCAATAAATACAGGTCCTCGTGGGGCACTTAGGCTAGCTCAAGGTATCCAAGCAGTTATAGGTGTTGGCAGCGAGTGGGTGGCTGATGCTTCGAAG GCAGCAAATTCATCCAGTGGATTAGCAGCTGATTTACAGCTTGGCTTATTGTCACCTCTTTATTTGAGGAAATTATTTGAACGTTTGGGTGCAACATATATTAAACTAGGTCAG TTCATAGCATCAGCACCAACTTTGTTTCCTCCAGAATATGTCCAGGAGTTCCAGTATTGTTTTGATAGAGCTCCTACGATTCCATTTGAAGACATTCAAGCAATTCTTCGTCAGGAGTTAGGGAAGCCTATTGATACCGTCTTTGAATTTGTTGATCCTACTCCAGTAGCCTCTGCTTCCATAGCGCAG GTGCATGGTGCCAGGATAAGGGGTACTCGGGAGGATGTTGTTATAAAGGTGCTAAAACCAGGGATAGAAGACATCTTGGTGGCAGATTTGAACTTTGTGTATATTGTTGCACGCATTTTGGAGTTTTTGAGTCCCGACCTTAGTCGAACATCTCTG GTTGCTATTGTGAAAGATATTAGGGAGTCAATGCTGGAAGAAGTTGACTTTGAAAAGGAGGCTACAAATATTGAGTCTTTCAGGAAATATTTGGATTCTATGGGACTCACGAGGCAGGCTACTGCTCCAAAAGTCTACCAAGAGTACAGTACTAAGCGGATTCTGACAATGGAGAGGCTTTATGGAGTCCCTCTCACAGACTTGAACTCCATAAATTCACTTGTCTCAAATCCTGAGACTAGTCTTATAACTGCCTTAAATGTCTG GTTTGGTAGCTTGCTTGCTTGTGAAACCTTCCATGCAGACGTGCATGCTGGCAATCTATGGTTACTGCGTGATGGCCGCATTGGGTTCCTTGACTTCG GAATTGTTGGTCGAATTTCTCCTAAAACATGGTCTGCTATGGAAGAATTTCTGGAATCACTAGCAACTGGAGAATATGAATCCATGGCATCTTCGTTGATTGATATGGGTGCTACGAGCACTAATGTAGACTCTAAGGCATTTGCAAGGGATCTTGAGAAGATATTCTCCTCCATACAG GACATGGATACAGAGATCATCGTTGCTGCAGCAAGGGATGCTAATACGAATGCAACTGCAGTTTCTGCGAATGTTGTTGTTGACGAAAGACAAATGAATGCcctgtttcttgatttg GTGCGCGTTAGTGAATCATACGGTCTGAAATTCCCCCGGGAGTTCGCACTTCTGATGAAGCAGCTTCTGTACTTTGACCGGTACACGCGACTCTTAGCTCCCAGCATGAACATGCTGCGCGATCAGAGGATTAATATCGTTTCCAACAAACCATCCACGTTTTAG
- the LOC121805074 gene encoding quinone oxidoreductase-like protein 2 homolog → MEALVCRKLGDPTVAPEGSDDSALTLSKAHPIPQLNSPTSVRIRVKATSLNFANYLQIQGKYQEKPPLPFIPGSDYSGTVEAIGEGVSKFKVGDPVCSLAALGSFAQFVVADESELFLVPKGCDLVGVGAFPVAYGTSHVALVHRAQLGAGQVLMVLGAAGGVGVSAVQIGKIRGATVIAVARGVEKVRFLKSLGVDHVVDLSNEDMTQSVKGFLKARKLKGVDVLYDPVGGMLTKDSLKLLNWGAHILIIGFASGEVPIVPGNIALVKNWTVHGLYWGSHRIHRPRILEDSLKELLSWLADGLLTVKISHTYSLPQANLAFAALKNREAIGKVLIVFDEATPKL, encoded by the exons ATGGAAGCTTTGGTATGCAGAAAGCTCGGTGATCCGACAGTCGCGCCGGAGGGGAGTGACGACTCCGCCCTGACCCTCTCAAAGGCCCACCCAATCCCCCAACTGAATTCGCCCACATCGGTGCGAATCCGAGTGAAAGCAACCAGCTTGAACTTCGCCAATTACCTCCAAATTCAGGGCAAGTACCAAGAGAAGCCGCCGCTGCCCTTCATTCCTGGATCCGATTACTCCGGCACCGTCGAGGCCATCGGAGAAGGCGTCTCTAAGTTCAAAGTCGGCGACCCCGTTTGCTCCCTTGCCGCCCTCGGATCGTTCGCCCAATTCGTCGTCGCCGATGAATCCGAGCT GTTTTTGGTGCCTAAAGGGTGTGACTTGGTTGGCGTTGGTGCGTTTCCGGTTGCGTATGGTACATCTCATGTGGCACTTGTTCATAGAGCACAACTAGGTGCCGGTCAG GTATTGATGGTTCTTGGTGCTGCTGGAGGAGTTGGTGTTTCTGCGGTACAAATTGGCAAGATCCGTGGTGCCACTGTTATAGCCGTAGCTAG GGGGGTTGAGAAGGTGCGGTTCCTCAAATCATTGGGCGTTGATCATGTCGTTGACTTGAGCAACGAGGATATGACTCAAAGCGTGAAGGGGTTTCTCAAGGCTAGAAAGCTTAAAGGGGTGGATGTTCTGTACGATCCAGTGGGAGGGATGCTCACGAAAGACTCGTTGAAGTTGCTTAACTGGGGAGCGCACATCCTGATCATAGGGTTCGCAAGTGGAGAAGTGCCGATAGTCCCAGGAAATATCGCACTTGTTAAG AACTGGACAGTTCATGGACTGTACTGGGGGAGCCATAGGATACATCGACCACGTATTCTCGAAGACTCGCTCAAGGAACTGCTGTCTTGGCTAGCTGATGGCTTACTGACTGTGAAAATATCCCATACTTATAGCCTCCCTCAGGCAAATCTTGCTTTTGCTGCCCTCAAGAATAGAGAAGCAATCGGAAAGGTTTTGATTGTGTTTGATGAGGCCACCCCCAAGCTGTGA
- the LOC121801805 gene encoding eukaryotic translation initiation factor 3 subunit A-like, translating into MATFARPENALKRAEELINVGQKQEALEALHSFITSRRYRAWTRTHEKIMFKYVELCVDMRRGRHAKDGLIQYRGICQQVNISSLEEVIKHFMQLSTEKAEHARSQAQALEEALDVDDLEADKRPEDLLLSYVSGEKGKDRSDRELVTPWFKFLWETYRSVLEILRNNSRLEALYAMTAHRAFQFCKQYKRTTEFRRLCEIIRNHLANLNKYRDQRDRPDLTLAESLQLYLDTRFEQLKVATELELWQEAFRSIEDIFGLMCMVKKTPKSSLMVVYYSKLSEIFWMSSNHLYHAYAWLKLFSLQKSFNKNLNHKDLQMIASSAVLAALSVTPYDRSYGASHLELGNEKERNFRVANLIAFDVESKPENREVLSRSSLLLDLVAKGVMNCVTQEVKDLYHILEHEFLPLHLALQVQPLLTKISKIGGKLASASSVPEVHLSQYVPSLEKLAALRLLQRVSQVYQTITIENLSNIIPFFDFPMVEKISVDAVKNNFLSMKVNYRKGAIFFGSKSLESEGLQDHLSTLAESLSKSRVMIYTPGKGTPKLGESLSDLVEVVEKEHKRLLARKSIIEKRKEEQERQLLEMEREEEAKKLKLQKITEEAEQKRLAIEFEQMKNQRIRREIEERELEEAQALLQEAEKRGKKKGKKTVLEGEKLTKKSLMDLAVSEQLREKQEMEKRLQKLGKTMDYLERAKREEAAPVIEATFQKRLEDEKVHHELEQQREVDLSRQRHAGDLEEKRRLSRILENKNVFQERVVNCRKAEHYRLRKEREETISNIIQSRKEEREAKRKIIYFLQTEEERQRKAREEEEARKLEEMERRKKEEAERKAKLDEIAEKQRQRERELEEKERQRREELFGRSAAPVLPKADLSAPRPADAPPTAAPAAAAAAPAPGPAKFVPTFRRAGAEAAAQAPPPATDKWSSGSRAEPPAGDRWRDDRRPAAAGGAKTWMSSREERRR; encoded by the exons ATGGCTACTTTTGCCAGACCTGAGAATGCCTTAAAGCGTGCCGAAG AGTTGATCAATGTTGGACAAAAGCAAGAAGCACTTGAGGCTCTTCATAGTTTTATTACCTCGAGGAGGTATAGAGCCTGGACAAGAACTCATGAAAAAATAATGTTCAAGTATGTGGAGCTGTGTGTTGACATGAGGAGGGGAAGACATGCCAAGGATGGCCTTATCCAATACCGTGGTATCTGCCAACAGGTCAACATATCTTCATTGGAGGAAGTGATAAAGCATTTCATGCAGTTGTCCACCGAGAAAGCTGAGCATGCACGTAGCCAAGCACAGGCCTTGGAAGAGGCTTTAGATGTTGATGATTTAGAAGCAGATAAAAGGCCTGAAGATCTGCTTCTGAGCTATGTTAGTGGCGAAAAAGGGAAGGACAGATCAGACAGGGAGCTTGTCACTCCCTGGTTTAAGTTCTTGTGGGAGACATATAGAAGTGTTCTTGAAATTCTGCGCAACAACTCAAGATTGGAAGCCCTGTATGCT ATGACTGCACATCGTGCCTTCCAATTTTGCAAACAATACAAACGGACTACCGAGTTTCGgagattatgtgaaataatcaGGAATCACCTTGCAAACCTCAACAAATACAGGGACCAGAGAGATAGACCTGATCTTACTCTTGCTGAGAGTTTGCAGTTGTATCTGGACACCAGATTTGAGCAACTGAAAGTTGCAACTGAGCTCGAGCTTTGGCAG GAAGCCTTTCGTTCTATTGAGGACATATTTGGATTGATGTGCATGGTTAAAAAAACGCCTAAATCTTCATTGATGGTTGTATACTATTCTAAGCTTTCAGAAATCTTCTGGATGTCATCCAACCATCTTTATCATGCTTATGCATGGCTTAAGCTTTTCTCACTCCAGAAAAGCTTTAACAAGAACCTGAATCACAAGGACCTGCAGATGATAGCTTCATCTGCTGTCCTAGCTGCACTCTCAGTAACCCCTTATGATCGTTCGTATGGAGCATCTCATTTGGAGCTTGGAAATGAGAAAGAACGAAATTTCAGAGTGGCAAACCTTATTGCATTTGATGTTGAGTCAAAACCAGAGAACAGAGAAGTG CTTTCCCGGTCCTCACTGCTCTTGGATTTG GTGGCCAAAGGTGTTATGAACTGTGTAACTCAGGAGGTGAAGGATCTTTACCATATTTTGGAACATGAATTTCTCCCTTTACACCTAGCACTGCAAGTACAGCCCCTGCtaacaaaaatttcaaaaattggaGGCAAACTTGCTTCTGCTTCCTCAGTTCCAGAAGTACACCTGTCTCAGTATGTTCCTTCTCTGGAGAAGCTTGCTGCTCTTAGGTTACTTCAGCGG GTCTCACAGGTGTATCAGACTATAACCATTGAAAACCTATCAAATATAATTCCATTTTTTGATTTCCCGATGGTGGAGAAGATCTCTGTTGATGCAGTCAAAAATAATTTCTTATCAATGAAAGTGAATTACAGGAAGGGTGCAATTTTCTTTGGTAGCAAG AGTCTAGAGTCAGAAGGTTTACAAGATCACCTCTCCACTCTCGCTGAATCCCTTAGCAAGTCAAGGGTCATGATATACACTCCTGGGAAGGGAACACCTAAATTGGGGGAATCACTTTCGGATTTAGTAGAAGTAGTTGAAAAAGAACACAAACGCCTGCTTGCGCGCAAGTCAATAATTGAAAAGCGCAAAGAAGAACAAGAGCGGCAGCTGTTAGAGATG GAACGAGAGGAGGAGGCAAAGAAGCTGAAATTACAGAAGATAACTGAAGAGGCAGAGCAGAAAAGGCTTGCCATAGAATTTGAGCAAATGAAGAATCAAAGAATTCGCCGGGAAATAGAAGAACGTGAGCTTGAGGAAGCCCAAGCATTACTGCAGGAAGCTGAAAAGCggggaaagaagaaaggaaagaaaaCAGTCTTAGAGGGG GAAAAGCTAACCAAGAAGTCTTTGATGGACCTAGCTGTTAGTGAGCAGCTCAGGGAGAAGCAAGAGATGGAGAAAAGGCTACAGAAGCTTGGAAAAACGATGGATTATTTGGAGAGAGCAAAAAGGGAAGAGGCTGCCCCAGTTATTGAAGCTACATTTCAGAAGCGCTTAGAAGATGAGAAGGTTCATCATGAGCTTGAGCAGCAG CGAGAGGTTGATTTAAGTAGACAACGCCATGCTGGAGACCTGGAGGAGAAAAGAAGGCTCAGCAGGATCTTGGAGAACAAG AATGTTTTCCAAGAACGTGTTGTAAATTGTAGGAAAGCTGAACACTACAGACTTAGGAAGGAAAGGGAAGAGACGATCAGCAACATTATCCAGTCACgtaaagaggaaagggaagctAAGAGGAAAATCATATATTTCCTTCAGACTGAAGAGGAGAGGCAGAGAAAAGCCCGTGAAGAGGAGGAGGCTCGGAAGCTTGAAG AGATGGAGAGGCGAAAGAAAGAGGAAGCTGAGCGTAAGGCCAAGCTGGATGAAATTGCTGAGAAGCAGAGGCAAAGAGAGAGGGAGCTGGAAGAGAAAGAAAGGCAGCGGAGGGAAGAGCTCTTTGGCAGATCAGCTGCTCCTGTGCTGCCCAAGGCTGATCTTTCTGCTCCACGCCCAGCCGATGCACCACCTACTGCTGCCCCAGCTGCAGCTGCAGCCGCACCTGCGCCTGGACCTGCCAAGTTTGTCCCGACGTTCAGAAGAGCAGGTGCTGAGGCGGCTGCCCAAGCCCCACCTCCAGCCACTGACAAATGGTCCAGTGGCAGCCGGGCGGAACCTCCAGCTGGTGACAGGTGGCGGGATGATCGCAGGCCTGCTGCTGCTGGTGGTGCGAAGACTTGGATGTCTTCTAGGGAGGAAAGAAGACGTTGA